The genomic DNA cagccaaactaaattTTAGAtgggattcgctctgacgaagggctaacgctcgaaacgtcagcttttagaatctctgtacggtggccaatttacattatcaactccgttgataaaaccaaattttgtatactaattccccaccgacgcagcaccacagtttctttagaaattacCCCTTCataaattccagatgtttctacaggtttccggccgccatgttggtgtacttcagCAGTACTACACCAACACGGCACCTCCATAttaaactctacaaatttgagtaataCATTTTgccgaataactcaagtacgAAATATCGCACAATCCTGAGACTCAGTGGCCCccgttggtttttaggcctagggttagccaaattgagggatTTGGATTACtttcaaaaatgtaaaacaatgacctgcaacgagtgacttGTGGAGTGTGACCTGTGGTTTAGACCCGCCGCAAAAACAAAGAGTTGTTCCAAATAGCAAGTTTACGTTACCCTGAGCGGGACACTTTGCGACGTTTggaagaaaaagggaaaaaaatcacaTTATCTGcgtgtttctttttgtttttttttgtttttgcatttcttgCATTGTCCGGAATAAAAACTCTTTTATATTTACCTCGGTATCGGAACAATGGCATTTGATTCTCGCTTGGGGATGTACAACGATCAACCGCCAAAAGAAGCCTTGAAATACATTCGTACCATTCACGACTTCTTTACCCTAACTCAGAAGATAATGTTTAGCATACCAAGTAATCTAATGCGACCTTACATGGATACACCGATGATCAAGAAATTCTTTAAGGTTGCTGACGTTTCCCAAGAGATTGGGAATGGCTtcgtgaacaaaaaaaaagagcttaACGAACAAGTGGAAAAGGGAATCGAAGCTTCAAGTGATGGTAAATATACCTTGACGGTAATAAAACTTTCCACTTGTATAAATTCATTGACTTTACCACCTCTTTGATTGATCGTGTTGGAGATGGCAACGAATAATACTTTGAGAACGACAGTAACAGTGACAATGACGTTCACAGTGACATTGACATTAATTAACATTGACAATGGCACTGACAGTGACAGTGATCGAGACAATTGACATTGACGGTGACAGTGACAATTGGCATTGACGGTGACAGTGACAATTGACATTGACGGTGGCAGTGACAATTGACATTGATAGTGACAGTGATAATTGACATTGACGGTGGCAGTGACAATTGACATTGATAGTGACAGTGACAATTGACATTGACAGTGATAGTGACAATTGACAGTAACAGTAAGAGACATTAACAGGGAACATGACAGTTAACAATGACAGTGACAATAGCGGTGACAGTGAGTGACACAGACAGTGGCAGCGTCGCTGACAGGGACAGCATCAGTGAAAGTCAGTGACACTGACAGTGAGTAACATTAATAGTGACAATAGCAGTGACAGTgattgacattgacattgacagTAACAGCGTCTCTGACAGCGACAGTGTCGATGAAAGTGAGTGACATTAACAGTGAACGTGACAGTGACATTGACAATGACAGTGACATTGACAGTGACAGTAATAATGACAATGACAGTGGcaatgacagt from Montipora foliosa isolate CH-2021 chromosome 7, ASM3666993v2, whole genome shotgun sequence includes the following:
- the LOC138011699 gene encoding cholesterol side-chain cleavage enzyme, mitochondrial-like isoform X1, which encodes MAFDSRLGMYNDQPPKEALKYIRTIHDFFTLTQKIMFSIPSNLMRPYMDTPMIKKFFKVADVSQEIGNGFVNKKKELNEQVEKGIEASSDVVPVLAYLQANEELTQEDASTIVVTDLYSACHSENIFKDPSEFRPERWMRENKDEQHAFANLQFGYGVRMCVGMEKSGTG